In one window of Rhodanobacter sp. FDAARGOS 1247 DNA:
- a CDS encoding carboxyl transferase domain-containing protein, whose translation MSVIASQIDPRSPEFQASSQQLRTVVEDLQRELARSAEGGGARAREKHVARGKLLPRERIRALLDPGSPFLELSPLAAHGMYDGDAPAAGVITGIGRVNGTEVVVVANDATVKGGTYFPMTVKKHLRAQEVALENRLPCVYLVDSGGAFLPLQDEVFPDKEHFGRIFYNQARMSALNIPQIAVVMGSCTAGGAYVPAMSDETIIVREQGTIFLGGPPLVKAATGEVVDAETLGGADVHTSISGVADHFAENDAHALAIARDIVAHLNRKKEMPLALRAPVEPKYPAEELYGVIPADTRRPFDIREVIARVVDGSEFHEFKARYGKTLVCGFAHIHGYPVGIVANNGILFAESALKGAHFIELCNQRNVPLVFLQNITGFMVGKKYEQAGIAKDGAKMVTAVACSHVPKFTVVIGGSFGAGNYAMCGRAYGARFLWMWPNARISVMGGEQAASVLATVKRDGIEAKGGEWSADEEEAFKAPLREQYERQGHPYYASARLWDDGIIDPVDTRRVLGLAISASMNAPIEPQRYGVFRM comes from the coding sequence ATGAGCGTCATTGCATCGCAGATCGATCCGCGTTCGCCCGAATTCCAGGCCAGCAGCCAGCAGTTGCGCACCGTGGTCGAGGACCTGCAGCGCGAACTGGCCCGCAGCGCCGAGGGCGGCGGCGCCAGGGCGCGCGAAAAGCATGTGGCCCGCGGCAAGCTGCTGCCCCGCGAGCGCATCCGCGCCCTGCTCGATCCCGGCTCGCCGTTCCTCGAACTGTCGCCGCTGGCGGCGCATGGCATGTACGACGGCGACGCGCCTGCCGCCGGCGTGATCACCGGCATTGGCCGGGTCAACGGCACCGAGGTGGTGGTGGTCGCCAATGACGCCACGGTCAAGGGCGGCACCTATTTTCCGATGACCGTGAAGAAGCACCTGCGCGCGCAGGAAGTGGCGCTGGAAAACCGCCTGCCCTGCGTCTACCTGGTCGACTCCGGCGGCGCCTTCCTGCCGCTGCAGGACGAGGTGTTCCCGGACAAGGAGCACTTCGGCCGGATCTTCTACAACCAGGCGCGGATGTCGGCACTGAACATCCCGCAGATCGCCGTGGTGATGGGCTCGTGCACCGCTGGCGGCGCCTACGTGCCGGCGATGAGCGACGAGACCATCATCGTGCGCGAACAGGGCACGATCTTCCTCGGCGGCCCGCCGCTGGTGAAGGCCGCCACCGGCGAGGTGGTGGACGCCGAAACGCTGGGGGGCGCGGACGTCCATACGTCCATCTCCGGCGTGGCCGACCACTTTGCCGAGAACGACGCGCACGCGCTGGCGATCGCGCGCGACATCGTGGCCCACCTCAACCGGAAGAAGGAGATGCCGCTGGCGTTGCGCGCCCCCGTTGAACCGAAATATCCAGCCGAAGAACTCTACGGCGTGATCCCGGCCGACACCCGCCGCCCGTTCGACATCCGCGAGGTGATCGCGCGCGTCGTCGACGGATCGGAGTTCCACGAGTTCAAGGCGCGCTACGGCAAGACCCTGGTCTGCGGCTTCGCGCACATCCACGGCTACCCGGTGGGCATCGTCGCCAACAACGGCATCCTGTTCGCCGAGAGCGCGCTCAAGGGCGCGCACTTCATCGAGCTGTGCAACCAGCGCAACGTGCCGCTGGTGTTCCTGCAGAACATCACCGGCTTCATGGTCGGCAAGAAGTACGAGCAGGCCGGCATCGCGAAGGACGGCGCCAAGATGGTCACCGCGGTGGCCTGCTCGCACGTGCCGAAGTTCACCGTGGTGATCGGCGGCAGCTTCGGCGCCGGCAACTATGCGATGTGCGGTCGGGCCTATGGCGCCCGCTTCCTGTGGATGTGGCCGAACGCGCGCATCTCGGTGATGGGCGGCGAGCAGGCCGCGAGCGTGCTGGCCACGGTGAAGCGCGACGGCATCGAGGCCAAGGGTGGCGAGTGGTCGGCCGACGAGGAGGAAGCCTTCAAGGCGCCGCTGCGGGAGCAGTACGAGCGTCAGGGCCATCCGTACTACGCCAGCGCCCGCCTGTGGGACGACGGCATCATCGACCCGGTCGACACGCGGCGGGTGCTGGGCCTGGCCATCTCCGCGTCGATGAACGCACCGATCGAGCCGCAGCGTTACGGCGTGTTCCGCATGTAA
- a CDS encoding J domain-containing protein — protein MSPFELLGLATDADERAIKRAYAQRLRCTRPDDDPQGFQQLHAAYQAALAHCRAAAVHESLPSHEPMREPSLPLPSASLAATAAPDLPAAIEPPAPPRFDLDAFCSAVFVQASIGDAATLQAWLAGRQELWSLQFKTRIGRYLLNELHEQAPPMPVDCMEALLRFFDLDHALADHDPLAMLQLTRRSRLAWQLQDSDEESLGARLELRTPLQRWQAHWVLRQLQRPFRWLRVLWLGVNFAVPERIADFVAEVSDNHPEDLPETIDRTQLGFWLAAADRQRVTRPRLILGGVRSVGMLLLGIVLAPLLSLLYIDSIALRPMLVVAGVVMVPSALWALWMAWSALVFWYIEREPAGRQRAARKYVVPLLCGAGVVLGALGQDGPGLVLIAPALWLSVRRYWYHHASRYAVFNSGYVRLALLLAIPVLHAVLNAGLGADLLSSGDVIAAAAMLAWAADLRRQPRGQASVR, from the coding sequence ATGTCGCCGTTCGAGCTGCTCGGACTGGCCACCGACGCCGACGAACGCGCGATCAAGCGCGCGTATGCCCAGCGGCTTCGCTGCACCCGCCCCGACGACGACCCACAAGGGTTCCAGCAATTGCATGCCGCCTATCAGGCGGCGCTGGCCCATTGCCGGGCCGCGGCCGTCCATGAGTCCTTACCATCGCATGAGCCGATGCGTGAGCCATCCCTGCCCTTGCCCTCCGCATCCTTGGCAGCCACGGCCGCACCGGATCTCCCGGCCGCCATCGAGCCACCCGCGCCGCCTCGTTTCGACCTGGACGCATTCTGCAGCGCCGTGTTTGTGCAGGCTTCGATCGGCGATGCCGCGACGCTGCAGGCGTGGCTGGCGGGCCGCCAGGAACTGTGGTCGTTGCAGTTCAAGACGCGGATCGGCCGATACCTGCTGAACGAGCTCCACGAACAGGCGCCACCGATGCCGGTCGACTGCATGGAGGCCCTGCTGCGCTTCTTCGATCTCGATCACGCACTGGCCGACCACGATCCACTGGCCATGCTGCAGCTCACCCGGCGTTCTCGACTGGCCTGGCAACTGCAGGACAGCGACGAAGAAAGTCTTGGCGCGCGGCTGGAACTGCGTACGCCGCTGCAACGCTGGCAGGCGCATTGGGTTCTGCGCCAGTTGCAGCGCCCGTTCCGCTGGCTGCGCGTGCTCTGGCTGGGCGTGAATTTCGCCGTTCCCGAACGCATCGCGGATTTCGTCGCCGAGGTAAGCGACAACCACCCGGAAGACCTGCCCGAAACGATCGACCGCACCCAGCTCGGGTTCTGGCTGGCTGCTGCAGATCGTCAGCGCGTCACTCGTCCGCGGCTGATCCTGGGTGGCGTCCGCAGCGTGGGCATGCTGCTGCTTGGCATCGTGCTGGCGCCGCTGCTGAGCTTGCTCTACATCGACAGCATCGCGCTTCGCCCCATGCTGGTCGTGGCCGGCGTCGTGATGGTGCCGAGTGCGCTGTGGGCTCTCTGGATGGCCTGGTCTGCGCTCGTCTTCTGGTACATCGAACGGGAACCGGCCGGACGGCAGCGCGCCGCGCGCAAGTACGTGGTGCCGCTCCTGTGCGGTGCCGGCGTGGTGCTTGGCGCTTTGGGGCAGGACGGTCCCGGACTCGTGCTGATCGCCCCGGCCTTGTGGCTTTCGGTTCGTCGCTACTGGTACCACCACGCGAGCCGCTACGCGGTCTTCAACTCGGGCTACGTCCGACTGGCGCTGCTGTTGGCCATTCCTGTGCTCCACGCCGTATTGAATGCGGGCCTGGGCGCAGACCTGCTGTCATCCGGTGATGTCATCGCCGCGGCAGCCATGCTGGCATGGGCGGCCGATCTGCGAAGGCAGCCCCGGGGTCAGGCCAGCGTTCGCTGA
- a CDS encoding cupredoxin domain-containing protein — MKILMSALLALMLPLLASATDVPGYTLTLKDHRYQPAELHIPANTRVKVELVNQDPSPEEFESDDFPAEKIVMPNSRISIFIGPFKPGRYRFYGDFHQPTAQGTLVVE, encoded by the coding sequence ATGAAAATCCTGATGTCCGCCTTGCTCGCCTTGATGCTGCCACTGCTGGCCAGCGCGACCGACGTGCCCGGCTACACGCTGACCCTGAAAGACCACCGCTATCAGCCCGCCGAGCTGCATATCCCCGCCAATACCCGGGTGAAGGTGGAACTGGTCAACCAGGACCCGTCACCGGAGGAATTCGAGAGCGATGATTTTCCGGCGGAGAAGATCGTGATGCCGAACAGCCGCATCAGCATCTTCATCGGTCCGTTCAAGCCGGGTCGCTACCGCTTCTACGGCGACTTCCACCAGCCCACGGCCCAGGGCACGCTGGTGGTGGAGTAG
- a CDS encoding molecular chaperone HscC, with the protein MIVGIDLGTTHSLIGCYDETGPRLFANALGEFLTPSVVSVDEAGQVIVGQPARDRLVSHPQRSVASFKRWMGTSRETRLGTHGFRPEELSALILRSLLADADAALGEKVDEAVISVPAYFSDAQRKATRAAGELAGIRVERLINEPTAAALAYGLREQSDGARFLVFDLGGGTFDVSVLEMFEGVVEVHASAGDNFLGGEDFLDLLEQTCRADLKLADDALDASQRGQLRRRLEAAKRTLGSEGHARIDFALGDRQLDWRIDEERFNRLADPLVQRMRAPLERAMRDARLKPEQLDEIVLVGGASRMPLVARTVSRMFGRLPLRHVNPDQAIALGACIAAGLKSRDQRLDEIILTDVCPYSLGTEVARRDEQGRAVTGFFEPVIQRNSTVPVSREETFWPVQERQRQVQLDVYQGESPLVEKNIKLGELTVDIDPTLSIAENAVTVRFTYDINGVLQVEAHVHASDRRYELLLEQNPGLLDAQQIRERLAALNDLKIHPRSKHENLAMLARAERLYEEHLHARDQLQEWIARFRTALESQDEAIIREHRREFGRALDTLESA; encoded by the coding sequence ATGATTGTCGGTATCGATCTGGGCACCACGCATTCGTTGATCGGCTGTTACGACGAAACGGGGCCGCGGCTGTTCGCGAATGCGCTGGGCGAGTTCCTCACGCCCTCGGTGGTCAGCGTCGATGAAGCCGGCCAGGTGATCGTCGGTCAGCCGGCCCGCGATCGGCTGGTCAGCCATCCGCAGAGGAGCGTGGCCAGTTTCAAGCGCTGGATGGGCACCTCGCGCGAGACCCGGCTGGGCACGCACGGCTTCCGCCCGGAAGAACTGTCCGCGCTGATCCTGCGCTCACTGCTCGCCGATGCCGACGCGGCGCTGGGGGAAAAGGTCGACGAGGCCGTCATCAGCGTGCCGGCGTATTTCTCCGACGCCCAGCGCAAGGCCACCCGCGCCGCCGGCGAGCTGGCCGGCATCCGCGTCGAGCGGCTAATCAACGAACCGACCGCTGCCGCGCTGGCCTACGGCCTGCGCGAGCAATCCGACGGCGCCCGCTTCCTGGTCTTCGACCTCGGTGGCGGCACCTTCGACGTGTCGGTGCTGGAGATGTTCGAGGGCGTGGTCGAAGTCCATGCCAGCGCCGGCGACAACTTCCTTGGCGGCGAGGACTTCCTCGACCTGCTGGAACAGACCTGCCGCGCCGACCTCAAACTCGCCGACGACGCGCTGGACGCCAGCCAGCGCGGCCAGTTGCGACGGCGGCTGGAGGCGGCCAAACGCACGCTGGGCAGCGAAGGTCATGCACGCATCGATTTCGCGCTGGGCGACCGGCAGCTGGACTGGCGGATCGACGAGGAACGCTTCAACCGGCTGGCCGATCCGCTGGTGCAGCGCATGCGTGCACCGCTGGAGCGGGCGATGCGCGATGCCCGGCTAAAGCCGGAACAGCTGGACGAGATCGTGCTGGTCGGCGGCGCCAGCCGCATGCCGCTGGTCGCCCGCACGGTGTCGCGCATGTTCGGCCGGTTGCCGCTGCGTCACGTGAATCCCGACCAGGCCATCGCGCTGGGTGCCTGCATCGCGGCTGGGCTGAAGTCGCGCGACCAGCGCCTGGACGAGATCATCCTCACCGACGTCTGCCCGTATTCGCTGGGTACCGAAGTGGCGCGCCGCGACGAACAGGGGCGCGCCGTGACCGGCTTCTTCGAACCGGTCATCCAGCGCAACAGCACGGTGCCGGTCAGCCGCGAGGAGACGTTCTGGCCGGTCCAGGAACGGCAAAGGCAAGTGCAACTGGACGTCTATCAGGGCGAGAGCCCGCTGGTCGAGAAGAACATCAAGCTGGGCGAGCTGACGGTGGACATCGACCCGACGCTGTCGATCGCGGAGAACGCGGTGACCGTGCGCTTCACCTACGACATCAACGGTGTGCTGCAGGTCGAAGCGCACGTGCACGCCAGTGATCGCCGCTACGAGCTCCTGCTGGAACAGAATCCGGGCCTGCTCGACGCGCAGCAGATCCGCGAACGCCTGGCAGCGCTGAACGACCTCAAGATCCATCCGCGCAGCAAGCACGAGAACCTCGCCATGCTGGCCCGCGCCGAGCGCCTGTACGAGGAACACCTGCATGCGCGCGACCAGTTGCAGGAATGGATCGCGCGTTTCCGCACCGCACTGGAAAGCCAGGACGAGGCGATCATCCGCGAGCATCGCCGCGAATTCGGCCGCGCGCTGGATACGCTGGAGTCGGCCTGA
- a CDS encoding FTR1 family protein, which produces MWAIALLVFREVLEAALIVTVVAAATRGVPRRGWFVGGGIALGALGAVLVALSANLLADAFSGAGQELFNAAILIAAVLMIGWHVLWMSSHGRELSRQMQALGTAVHSGASSLGLLLLVVALAVLREGSEVVLFLYGMRAGGADHLWAGLTLGVLAGAAVGFGLYAGLLRIPLRHFFGATNAMLVLLAAGLASSAARYLIQADLLPAWGQPLWDSSWLLGNGSLLGQTAHVLIGYDARPAGMQMVFHGMTLVVLWWGARFMRRQQTRRVPTGTTPSRTMSVDDAASNLGQRTLA; this is translated from the coding sequence ATGTGGGCCATCGCCTTGCTGGTATTTCGCGAAGTGCTGGAAGCGGCGCTGATCGTCACCGTGGTCGCCGCCGCCACCCGCGGCGTGCCGCGGCGCGGCTGGTTTGTCGGCGGCGGCATCGCGCTCGGCGCGCTGGGCGCGGTGCTGGTGGCGTTGTCGGCCAACCTCTTGGCCGATGCCTTCAGCGGCGCGGGCCAGGAGTTGTTCAACGCGGCCATCCTGATCGCCGCCGTGCTGATGATCGGCTGGCACGTGTTGTGGATGTCCAGCCATGGGCGGGAATTGAGCCGGCAGATGCAGGCACTGGGCACGGCCGTGCACAGCGGCGCCAGTTCGCTGGGCCTGCTGTTGCTGGTGGTGGCCCTGGCGGTGCTGCGTGAAGGTTCGGAAGTGGTGCTGTTCCTGTACGGCATGCGCGCCGGCGGTGCGGATCACCTGTGGGCCGGGCTGACGCTTGGCGTGCTGGCCGGCGCGGCCGTGGGTTTCGGCCTGTATGCGGGCTTGTTGCGGATTCCGTTGCGCCACTTCTTCGGCGCCACCAACGCCATGCTGGTGCTGCTGGCCGCTGGACTGGCCTCCAGCGCCGCACGCTACCTGATCCAGGCCGACCTGCTGCCGGCCTGGGGGCAGCCGTTGTGGGACAGCTCGTGGCTGCTCGGCAACGGCTCGCTGCTGGGCCAGACCGCCCATGTGCTGATCGGTTACGACGCCCGCCCGGCCGGCATGCAGATGGTGTTCCATGGCATGACCCTGGTGGTGCTGTGGTGGGGCGCGCGCTTCATGCGGCGTCAGCAAACGCGGCGAGTCCCGACCGGCACGACGCCGTCGCGCACCATGTCCGTTGACGATGCTGCATCGAACCTCGGTCAGCGAACGCTGGCCTGA
- a CDS encoding acetyl-CoA C-acyltransferase — protein MSDVSVVIVGSKRTAIGSFLGQFTGVPTPKLGSVAIRAALQQSGVAPADVSEVIMGCVLPANLGQAPARQAALGADLPVGTGCTTINKVCGSGMKAIMLGHDLIKAGSANVVVAGGMESMTNAPHMVNARTGIRYGDGQLVDHMAWDGLTNPYDGKAMGVFGELCADKYHFTREEQDAFSIESVNRAKAAQQNGAFADEIASVTVSGRKGDVVVDTDEQPGRSDVAKIPTLKPAFRKENGTITAASSSSISDGAAAVVLLSADDANKRGLKPLARIVAHATHAQEPQWFTTAPVSAIQKVLDKAGWKVGDVDLFEINEAFAVVAMTPMKELGIPHDKLNVNGGACALGHPIGASGARLVVTLLNALKMRGLKRGVASLCIGGGEATAIAIESID, from the coding sequence ATGTCGGATGTCAGCGTCGTCATCGTCGGTTCGAAGCGCACAGCGATCGGCTCGTTCCTCGGCCAGTTCACCGGCGTCCCCACCCCGAAGCTCGGTTCCGTCGCCATTCGCGCGGCGCTGCAGCAGTCCGGCGTGGCCCCGGCCGACGTCAGCGAGGTGATCATGGGTTGCGTGCTTCCCGCCAACCTCGGCCAGGCGCCGGCGCGCCAGGCGGCGCTGGGCGCGGATCTGCCGGTCGGCACCGGCTGCACCACCATCAACAAGGTGTGCGGCTCGGGCATGAAGGCGATCATGCTCGGCCATGACCTGATCAAGGCGGGCTCGGCCAACGTGGTGGTGGCGGGTGGCATGGAGTCGATGACCAATGCGCCGCACATGGTCAACGCCCGCACCGGCATCCGCTACGGCGATGGCCAGCTGGTCGACCACATGGCCTGGGACGGCCTGACCAACCCCTACGACGGCAAGGCGATGGGCGTGTTCGGCGAACTGTGCGCCGACAAGTACCACTTCACCCGCGAAGAGCAGGACGCGTTCTCGATCGAGTCGGTCAACCGGGCCAAGGCGGCCCAGCAGAACGGCGCCTTCGCCGACGAGATCGCCTCGGTCACGGTGAGCGGTCGCAAGGGTGACGTGGTGGTCGATACCGACGAGCAGCCGGGTCGTTCCGACGTGGCGAAGATCCCCACGTTGAAGCCCGCCTTCCGCAAGGAGAACGGCACGATCACCGCGGCCAGCTCCTCCAGCATTTCCGACGGTGCCGCTGCGGTGGTGCTGCTTTCCGCCGACGACGCGAACAAGCGGGGACTGAAACCGCTGGCGCGGATCGTGGCCCACGCCACCCATGCGCAGGAGCCGCAGTGGTTCACCACCGCGCCGGTCAGCGCGATCCAGAAGGTGCTGGACAAGGCTGGATGGAAGGTCGGCGACGTGGACCTGTTCGAGATCAACGAGGCGTTCGCCGTGGTCGCGATGACGCCGATGAAGGAGCTGGGCATCCCGCACGACAAGCTCAACGTCAACGGCGGTGCCTGCGCACTGGGTCACCCGATCGGTGCCAGCGGTGCGCGGCTGGTGGTGACCCTGTTGAACGCGCTGAAGATGCGTGGCCTGAAGCGCGGCGTGGCTTCCCTGTGCATCGGCGGTGGCGAGGCGACCGCCATCGCGATCGAATCCATTGACTGA
- the cgtA gene encoding Obg family GTPase CgtA, whose amino-acid sequence MKFVDEAHIKVMAGDGGNGCISFRREKFIPFGGPDGGDGGFGGSIWLVADEGLNTLIDFRHQRSFKAKRGENGMGSQMYGKGGEDTTIRVPVGTMITNVDTDEVIGDLTSHGQRMLVAQGGKGGLGNIHFKTSVNRAPRKATPGTPGDVRELKLELRLLADVGLLGFPNAGKSTFIRAVSAATPRVADYPFTTLHPNLGVVSLGTDQSFVIADIPGLIEGASEGAGLGIQFLRHVSRTSLLLHIVDIAPIDGSDVAGQVRAIEQELEKFNPELLERPRWLVLNKADLLAEDERQAAAEQVVAELGWTAPWFLVSAATRDNTMPVCQQVQRFFESQREENRERTDMLPNDVRLRGEPPQD is encoded by the coding sequence ATGAAATTCGTCGACGAAGCACACATCAAGGTTATGGCCGGTGACGGCGGCAATGGCTGCATCAGCTTTCGCCGCGAGAAGTTCATCCCGTTCGGCGGCCCCGACGGCGGCGACGGCGGCTTCGGCGGCTCGATCTGGCTGGTGGCCGACGAGGGTCTGAACACGCTGATCGACTTCCGCCACCAGCGCAGCTTCAAGGCGAAGCGCGGCGAGAACGGCATGGGCAGCCAGATGTACGGCAAGGGCGGCGAGGACACCACGATCCGCGTGCCGGTCGGCACCATGATCACCAATGTCGACACCGACGAGGTGATCGGCGACCTGACCAGCCACGGCCAGCGCATGCTGGTGGCCCAGGGCGGCAAGGGCGGACTGGGCAATATCCATTTCAAGACCTCGGTGAACCGGGCCCCGCGCAAGGCCACGCCGGGCACGCCGGGCGACGTGCGCGAGCTGAAGCTGGAGCTGCGCCTGCTGGCGGATGTCGGCCTGCTCGGTTTCCCGAATGCCGGCAAGTCGACCTTCATCCGCGCCGTGTCGGCGGCGACGCCGCGGGTGGCGGATTACCCGTTCACCACCCTGCATCCGAACCTGGGCGTGGTCAGCCTGGGTACCGACCAGAGCTTCGTGATCGCGGACATCCCCGGCCTGATCGAGGGCGCCTCCGAAGGTGCCGGTCTGGGCATCCAGTTCCTGCGTCATGTGTCGCGCACCAGCCTGTTGCTGCACATTGTCGACATCGCGCCGATCGACGGCTCCGACGTGGCCGGTCAGGTGCGGGCGATCGAACAGGAGCTGGAGAAGTTCAATCCCGAACTGCTGGAGCGTCCGCGCTGGCTGGTACTGAACAAGGCCGATCTGCTGGCCGAGGACGAACGCCAGGCAGCGGCGGAGCAGGTGGTCGCCGAGCTGGGCTGGACCGCGCCGTGGTTCCTGGTCTCCGCGGCCACCCGCGACAACACCATGCCGGTCTGCCAGCAGGTGCAGCGTTTCTTCGAGTCCCAGCGCGAGGAAAACCGGGAGCGTACCGACATGCTGCCCAACGACGTGCGCCTGCGTGGGGAACCGCCGCAGGACTGA